A single Triticum dicoccoides isolate Atlit2015 ecotype Zavitan chromosome 2A, WEW_v2.0, whole genome shotgun sequence DNA region contains:
- the LOC119353551 gene encoding uncharacterized protein LOC119353551 has translation MRAQMETYADLGPDGGNPAPAKPAMEEPRAATEVVADPYLAGTDALPAPHPGTAAGARKRKAPAMAMGKAARKPRKPQVEEPIQMPVYYGLRKEFLSVEGNDLVEDCSDLFAENKCARVIGELQLQPQSMSLVDLQLWVFKLFRLHPETQDIDIKGFFKQHKRDLTDDESSEPDCSLEYYPWDIHYFRTDKCWSSFANKLKRKRNVTQRFMLYVQSSEVKHYHILLKAVNGDYSQLATVVLPGTKSLTGRFGFGAFVEDPTMTAEEIADYLTRHYGERISPVEAWRAKQFALESKFGTFYDSHNFAPRLLKEIARKNPGTFVDIKDAEVAGCEDFRVLQRMFWAFGQCLQAFHTCRPVLCIKGTPLCGKYQGMLLTAVALDANDFSIPVACAVVEDETKESWLWFLRNLERAVVHQSDVCIIHDYKKELIDAVEDLLNSRERQWRKAESRWCMEDLAENFFAYFGEKKLVMMFKKLCQQKRRHKFGKSGRS, from the exons ATGCGCGCACAGATGGAAACCTACGCCGACCTCGGCCCCGACGGCGGCAACCCTGCTCCGGCGAAGCCGGCCATGGAGGAACCACGCGCCGCCACCGAGGTCGTTGCGGACCCCTACCTCGCCggcaccgacgcgctccccgcccccCACCCG GGTACTGCCGCCGGCGCGAGGAAGCGGAAGGCCCCGGCTATGGCGATGGGGAAGGCTGCCAGGAAGCCTCGCAAGCCGCAG GTTGAAGAACCGATTCAGATGCCTGTGTACTATGGACTTAGAAAAGAGTTTCTCAGCGTGGAGGGCAATGATTTAGTTGAGGATTGCTCAGACCTTTTTGCAGAGAACAAATGTGCGCGTGTCATCGGCGAGCTACAGCTGCAGCCACAGTCCATGTCACTGGTGGATCTGCAGCTCTGGGTCTTCAAGCTGTTCCGGCTCCATCCAGAAACACAAGATATTGATATTAAGGGATTCTTCAAACAACACAAAAGGGACCTCACTGACGACGAGTCCTCCGAACCAGACTGTTCTTTGGAGTACTACCCGTGGGACATACATTATTTTAGGACTGACAAATGCTGGAGTTCCTTTGCCAATAAATTGAAGAGAAAAAGGAATGTGACACAGAGGTTCATGTTGTATGTGCAATCTTCTGAGGTCAAGCACTACCACATTTTGCTCAAAGCTGTAAATGGCGATTATTCTCAACTGGCGACGGTTGTGTTGCCCGGGACGAAAAGCCTGACGGGTCGCTTCGGCTTTGGTGCCTTTGTGGAAGACCCAACAATGACAGCTGAGGAAATTGCAGATTATCTCACTCGTCACTATGGCGAGCGGATTAGTCCTGTTGAGGCGTGGAGAGCAAAACAGTTTGCTCTGGAGAGTAAATTTGGAACCTTCTATGATTCACACAACTTTGCCCCGAGGTTACTTAAGGAAATAGCACGTAAAAACCCTGGTACTTTTGTTGACATCAAGGATGCAGAGGTTGCAGGGTGTGAAGATTTTCGAGTCCTGCAGCGTATGTTTTGGGCATTTGGACAGTGCTTACAGGCCTTCCATACCTGTCGCCCTGTGCTATGCATCAAGGGCACACCACTATGTGGGAAATATCAAGGGATGCTGTTGACTGCTGTAGCATTAGATGCTAATGATTTCTCCATTCCAGTAGCATGTGCTGTTGTCGAGGATGAGACCAAGGAAAGCTGGCTGTGGTTTCTTAGGAATTTGGAGCGAGCAGTGGTGCATCAGTCTGATGTGTGCATCATACACGACTACAAAAAGGAGTTGATTGATGCTGTGGAGGACCTTCTGAATTCCCGTGAACGACAGTGGCGTAAAGCAGAAAGCCGATGGTGCATGGAAGACCTTGCTGAAAACTTCTTTGCGTATTTTGGCGAGAAGAAGCTGGTGATGATGTTCAAGAAACTTTGCCAGCAGAAGCGACGCCATAAGTTCGGTAAATCTGGAAGGAGCTAG
- the LOC119353552 gene encoding uncharacterized protein LOC119353552 translates to MAEKEHDGSGEMQQKSVEHDVAELEARSLCNQHGSVVDVKEGDHADDSNRKITKFSDWISPKPKEKWSLAYDRDGARYGIMGSDTTDAYKNDPVLKGITCLPLSAIVEVTFLRLVEYFQNTSVAANKAIGNPIINFPEHVQVDLNSKMQKSETHRLMYTYADEKNYLGKVVDQKFTVKGRKREVTVHLKTDYIVGINKSKGCTIRKTATCSCGKPQRYHTTLLQRYHTI, encoded by the exons ATGGCTGAGAAAGAACATGATGGTAGTGGGGAAATGCAGCAGAAATCAGTCGAGCATGATGTGGCAGAGCTTGAGGCGCGAAGCCTGTGCAATCAACATGGTTCAGTTGTGGATGTGAAGGAAGGAGATCATGCCGATGACAGCAACAGAAAGATAACAAAGTTCTCTGACTGGATCAGTCCGAAACCAAAGGAGAAGTGGTCACTGGCATACGATCGAGATGGAGCAAGGTATGGCATCATGGGCAGTGATACAACTGATGCATATAAGAACGACCCTGTATTGAAAGGGATAACATGCCTTCCGCTCAGTGCGATAGTGGAGGTGACATTCCTGCGCTTGGTAGAGTACTTCCAAAACACAAGTGTCGCAGCAAACAAAGCGATCGGCAACCCGATAATTAACTTCCCTGAACATGTCCAGGTTGACCTGAATTCCAAAATGCAGAAATCCGAGACGCATAGACTTATGTACACATACGCCGATGAAAAGAATTATCTTGGTAAGGTAGTGGATCAAAAATTTACAGTCAAGGGAAGGAAGAGGGAGGTGACTGTTCACCTGAAGACGGACTATATCGTTGGCATTAATAAGTCTAAAGGATGCACAATTCGGAAAACTGCCACCTGTTCATGTGGCAAGCCACAG AGATACCATACCACACTGCTTCAGAGGTATCATACCATTTGA